One stretch of Paenibacillus sp. FSL R5-0341 DNA includes these proteins:
- the nikE gene encoding nickel import ATP-binding protein NikE, protein MLQVREVSHSYGKRNWLDRSGARPPVLADISLTIEKGVCLGLLGTSGAGKSTLGKIILGLEKPSQGQVLFQGQDIYQSSKPVLKGLRRDLQVVFQDCYSAVNPLMTAAQIIGEPLDNYERLSAKEQLRVVGQLLEQVGLTPEDANKLPHQFSGGQLQRVNIARAIALKPKLIVLDESISSLDMVHQTQILSLLGELRASYGLSYLFITHDIRAAMTICDRIAVMDQGRLVYSGDAGDSVMQSEHPAVRQLVSSILPEHPSGRISFGSFR, encoded by the coding sequence ATGCTTCAGGTACGTGAAGTAAGCCATAGCTATGGCAAACGCAATTGGCTGGATCGTTCGGGAGCGCGTCCTCCTGTGCTGGCAGATATCTCACTTACAATTGAAAAGGGTGTATGTCTGGGACTGCTGGGTACAAGTGGAGCAGGTAAAAGTACTTTGGGCAAAATTATTCTTGGTCTGGAGAAGCCCAGTCAGGGTCAGGTTTTATTTCAGGGTCAGGATATCTACCAATCCAGTAAACCCGTGCTTAAGGGATTACGACGTGATCTGCAGGTCGTGTTCCAGGACTGTTATTCGGCTGTGAATCCGCTTATGACTGCCGCGCAGATCATTGGGGAGCCGCTGGATAACTACGAGCGTTTGTCAGCCAAAGAACAACTTCGTGTGGTTGGACAACTGCTTGAGCAGGTTGGACTTACACCTGAGGATGCAAATAAGCTTCCGCACCAGTTCAGCGGCGGGCAATTACAGAGGGTCAACATCGCACGAGCTATCGCGCTCAAGCCAAAGTTAATCGTACTGGACGAGTCGATCAGCAGCCTGGATATGGTGCACCAGACGCAAATCCTATCCTTACTGGGAGAGTTAAGAGCATCCTACGGGTTGTCGTACCTCTTTATCACGCATGACATTCGTGCCGCCATGACCATCTGTGACCGCATTGCCGTGATGGATCAGGGAAGGCTGGTCTATAGCGGTGATGCCGGGGATTCAGTAATGCAGTCGGAACATCCGGCTGTGCGGCAGTTGGTATCGTCCATTTTGCCTGAGCATCCCTCGGGTCGTATTTCATTTGGGTCGTTTAGGTAA
- a CDS encoding ABC transporter ATP-binding protein, whose amino-acid sequence MDDAAKVLEVRGLQVNLRTAEGSVPLLEPIDFELKKGRVFGLVGESGSGKTVTCNALLHLLDPRRMEVTGSIRLNGWELGSLSGEEMRRIRGKEIGFIMQNPMNAFTPVYTIGSQFIETLRTHTGMSKAAAWERAIAALADMNLPEPAKLMKRYPFQLSGGMLQRVMIAISMCLRPALVIADEPTTALDVVNQFKVLQELDRLRTEYGTSILLISHDLGVISQMADEVAVMQKGRIVEQADVYQLFDHPQHEYTRMLLNARPSMSLRR is encoded by the coding sequence ATGGATGATGCAGCGAAGGTACTCGAAGTTCGTGGTCTGCAAGTGAATCTTAGAACAGCAGAGGGTTCAGTCCCGTTACTGGAGCCCATTGATTTTGAATTAAAAAAAGGTCGTGTCTTCGGTCTGGTCGGCGAGAGTGGCAGTGGTAAGACCGTTACGTGTAACGCGCTGCTTCACCTGCTTGATCCGCGCAGGATGGAGGTAACGGGTAGCATCCGTCTGAATGGATGGGAGCTTGGCTCGTTGTCAGGTGAGGAGATGCGACGCATCCGAGGCAAGGAAATCGGATTTATTATGCAGAATCCGATGAATGCTTTTACACCCGTATATACGATTGGATCTCAATTCATTGAAACCTTGCGTACGCATACGGGAATGTCCAAAGCAGCTGCCTGGGAGCGGGCTATTGCTGCCTTGGCAGATATGAACCTGCCCGAGCCGGCCAAGCTGATGAAACGATACCCCTTCCAACTGAGTGGCGGTATGTTGCAGCGGGTGATGATCGCCATATCGATGTGCCTGCGACCCGCCTTGGTTATTGCTGATGAACCAACGACGGCACTGGATGTCGTAAATCAGTTCAAGGTGCTTCAGGAATTGGATCGGCTACGTACAGAATATGGCACATCCATTTTGCTCATCTCCCATGATCTGGGCGTGATCTCACAAATGGCGGATGAAGTCGCGGTCATGCAGAAGGGTCGAATTGTGGAGCAGGCGGATGTGTACCAACTGTTCGATCACCCGCAGCATGAGTATACACGGATGTTGTTAAATGCCAGACCCAGTATGTCTTTGAGACGATAG
- the nikC gene encoding nickel ABC transporter permease subunit NikC: protein MINKWRAVFKGQRAIQICSVIILLFFVIALLAPWIAPHDPVKVNLLQKLASPSLEHWLGTDHLGRDNLTRLMYGARVSLGFATLIFLSSLLIGVIVGSISGYLGGWVDSLLMRLCEGIMAFPNLVLVLGIVGIFGPGLMQVLLALMMVQWVYYARICRNMVVSLKERNFIAAARVSGSSSWTIIRKHIIPNVQRPIVVMGTLEMGWAIMDISALSFLGLGIQPPNAEWGAMIHEGTGYIRSHPELMIYPGVLILLVVITFNILGEALSERYGIAKR from the coding sequence TTGATAAACAAATGGCGTGCGGTATTTAAAGGACAGAGAGCCATCCAGATCTGCTCGGTGATTATATTGCTTTTCTTCGTGATAGCACTACTTGCTCCATGGATTGCTCCTCATGACCCTGTGAAGGTAAATCTGTTGCAGAAGCTGGCGAGTCCATCGCTGGAGCATTGGCTCGGAACGGATCATCTGGGACGCGACAATCTCACCAGACTGATGTATGGAGCGCGGGTGTCGCTCGGATTTGCCACCCTGATCTTTCTGTCTTCTTTGCTCATAGGTGTCATTGTAGGTTCAATCTCCGGTTACCTTGGTGGCTGGGTGGACAGTCTGTTGATGCGCTTGTGTGAAGGCATTATGGCGTTTCCGAATCTGGTGCTTGTGCTGGGTATTGTGGGGATTTTTGGTCCAGGTCTGATGCAGGTGCTTCTGGCCCTCATGATGGTGCAGTGGGTATATTATGCACGTATCTGCCGGAACATGGTCGTTAGTCTGAAGGAACGGAACTTCATTGCGGCGGCGCGGGTTAGCGGCTCTTCTTCGTGGACGATTATCCGCAAACATATCATCCCCAACGTGCAGCGTCCGATCGTTGTGATGGGTACGCTGGAGATGGGATGGGCGATTATGGATATATCTGCTCTGTCATTCCTAGGACTCGGTATTCAACCACCAAATGCAGAATGGGGAGCCATGATTCATGAAGGAACAGGTTACATTCGCAGTCATCCGGAGTTGATGATCTACCCAGGTGTATTGATTCTGCTGGTAGTCATTACGTTTAACATTTTGGGAGAAGCGTTATCTGAACGTTATGGCATTGCAAAAAGGTAG
- the nikB gene encoding nickel ABC transporter permease subunit NikB: MIGYIGKRMIAIIPIVFIATLVTFALIHISPVDPAEAYLTAAHIYPTPELLAQKRHEFGLDQPLLTQYAHTIQKIAKLDFGTSYLTNKPVWDEVKLRLPATAELAFWSMLLSVFVSIPLGILAAVYKNSWIDMVSRAISYFGASIPQFWLGYLLIFFFAVKLDWLPVEGRGSWENLVLPTITLSLILIAVYTRLLRSSVLEQLQETYVQYARTRGIRERVIMLKHVLKIAISPLITGMGMSMGKLLTGTIIVEQVFSWPGFGRYFVDAIFNRDIPVIQCYVFLAACLFIVCNLLVDLVQLVMDPRISAKGRAEH; encoded by the coding sequence GTGATCGGTTATATTGGTAAACGAATGATCGCGATCATTCCTATCGTTTTTATCGCTACACTCGTTACCTTTGCGCTTATTCATATTTCACCGGTTGATCCGGCCGAGGCTTATCTTACAGCCGCTCACATCTATCCGACACCGGAGCTGCTTGCGCAAAAACGGCATGAGTTCGGTCTGGATCAGCCTTTGTTAACCCAATATGCGCATACGATTCAGAAGATTGCCAAGCTCGACTTTGGCACTTCATATCTCACCAACAAACCCGTATGGGACGAAGTGAAATTAAGGCTTCCGGCTACGGCTGAGCTCGCCTTCTGGAGTATGTTGTTATCGGTTTTTGTAAGTATTCCTTTGGGAATACTGGCGGCGGTGTATAAGAATAGCTGGATTGACATGGTCAGCCGTGCGATTTCCTATTTTGGAGCATCTATTCCGCAGTTCTGGCTCGGTTACCTGCTGATCTTCTTTTTCGCAGTGAAATTGGACTGGCTGCCTGTGGAGGGGCGTGGATCGTGGGAGAATCTGGTTCTGCCTACGATTACACTTTCCTTGATTCTTATTGCGGTCTACACCCGATTGTTGCGTTCCAGTGTACTGGAGCAATTGCAGGAGACATATGTACAGTACGCGAGAACACGCGGGATTCGCGAACGAGTCATTATGCTGAAACATGTCCTGAAGATCGCTATATCGCCCCTCATTACGGGGATGGGGATGAGTATGGGCAAGCTGCTCACAGGAACCATTATTGTGGAGCAAGTGTTTTCCTGGCCTGGGTTCGGACGATACTTTGTCGATGCGATATTTAACCGGGATATCCCTGTTATTCAATGTTATGTCTTCCTGGCGGCATGCCTGTTCATCGTATGCAATCTGCTCGTTGATCTGGTGCAACTCGTTATGGACCCACGGATTTCAGCGAAAGGACGGGCAGAACATTGA
- the nikA gene encoding nickel ABC transporter substrate-binding protein codes for MSVQHRKSSALTLATMLLLLFVIVGCSNTGSGDESSSAASDQTSTKSITMSWPRDIGTMNPHTYNPSQLFAQSMLYEPLISYQKDGKLEPALAESWTISDDGKVYTFKLRQGVKFSDGTPFNAEIVKKNFDAVMKNKDTHSWLGIVGVLDKTEVVDDQTFRMTLTEPYYPVLQDLSVVRPFRFLGEAGFPDDGDTSQGIKEPVGTGPWMLAEYKQDEYAVFKRNPNYWGTAPKVDQITVKIIPDGETRVLAFEKGDLDLIYGEGVISLDAFQQLRDNDEYVTQLSDPVGTRSLLLNSSNPKLSDVRVRMALQQGFNKQAMVEGVTSGLEDPADTVLSKNYPYTNVDLEPITYDVEKSKALLDEAGWKLPAGGTVREKDGQQLDFEMIFDKTDPIQKAMAETIQAEWSELGVKVNLTGLELTVQIKRLKANDFDLYFWYNYGAPYDPHSFINVVASPGFGISETLSALPMKKELDDQVHAALSSTDETKRQELYGSILKTLQEQSAIVPISYIKKTAVYQKKISNFIFPANRDENPFVGIELGNQ; via the coding sequence ATGTCTGTACAACATCGCAAATCTTCGGCCCTCACGTTGGCAACTATGCTCTTGTTGCTATTCGTTATCGTGGGTTGCAGCAATACAGGAAGTGGAGATGAATCCTCATCTGCTGCTTCGGATCAAACATCAACGAAGTCGATTACGATGTCATGGCCACGTGATATCGGTACAATGAATCCGCACACGTACAATCCTTCGCAATTATTTGCCCAATCCATGCTCTATGAGCCGCTAATCAGTTACCAGAAGGACGGAAAACTGGAACCTGCTCTGGCAGAATCATGGACCATCTCCGATGACGGCAAAGTATATACATTCAAGCTTCGCCAAGGTGTGAAATTCTCAGATGGTACGCCATTTAATGCTGAGATCGTGAAAAAGAACTTTGACGCTGTAATGAAAAATAAAGATACACATAGCTGGCTGGGCATTGTAGGTGTGCTCGACAAGACCGAGGTTGTGGACGATCAGACCTTCCGCATGACACTCACAGAGCCGTATTATCCTGTGCTTCAGGACTTGTCGGTGGTTCGTCCTTTCCGCTTCCTGGGTGAAGCTGGATTCCCGGATGACGGAGATACATCCCAAGGCATCAAAGAGCCGGTTGGAACGGGCCCGTGGATGCTGGCTGAATACAAGCAGGACGAATATGCCGTCTTCAAGCGTAACCCGAACTATTGGGGAACAGCACCGAAGGTAGATCAGATTACGGTCAAAATCATTCCTGACGGTGAAACCCGTGTACTCGCTTTTGAAAAAGGCGATCTCGACTTGATCTATGGTGAAGGTGTGATCAGTCTGGATGCGTTCCAACAGCTGCGTGACAATGATGAATATGTGACTCAATTGTCTGATCCGGTGGGTACTCGCAGTCTGTTGCTGAATTCTTCCAATCCTAAGCTGTCCGATGTCAGAGTACGGATGGCGCTTCAGCAAGGGTTTAACAAACAGGCGATGGTGGAAGGCGTGACTTCCGGTTTGGAAGACCCAGCCGATACCGTGTTGTCCAAAAACTATCCATACACCAATGTAGACCTGGAACCGATCACGTATGACGTGGAGAAATCCAAAGCTTTACTGGATGAAGCGGGCTGGAAACTGCCTGCAGGTGGTACGGTTCGTGAGAAAGACGGTCAGCAGCTTGATTTCGAGATGATTTTTGACAAGACAGACCCGATTCAGAAAGCGATGGCTGAGACCATTCAGGCGGAATGGAGCGAGCTTGGGGTTAAAGTAAACCTCACTGGGCTGGAACTGACGGTACAGATCAAGCGTTTGAAAGCCAATGATTTCGACCTGTATTTCTGGTATAACTACGGTGCTCCATATGATCCACATTCCTTCATTAACGTTGTGGCGAGCCCTGGATTCGGGATTTCCGAGACCTTGAGTGCGTTGCCGATGAAAAAGGAACTGGACGATCAGGTGCATGCAGCACTGTCATCTACAGACGAGACGAAACGCCAGGAGCTGTATGGCTCTATCTTGAAAACACTTCAGGAGCAATCGGCGATCGTACCGATCTCTTATATTAAGAAAACGGCTGTATATCAGAAGAAAATCTCCAACTTTATTTTCCCGGCGAACCGTGATGAAAATCCGTTTGTAGGAATTGAATTGGGCAATCAATAA
- a CDS encoding 1,4-beta-xylanase: protein MDYIKGFTFGWMSGRGDFRKPEAKESLRLMAERTGSSHVIFALAAHQDHPQAVEVKYRGAHLVEDDELVDMMRYARTLGLRVILKPTVNCTDGTWRAHINFFDIDVPCEPKWKDWFRSYTAFQKHYAAIAEQEKCEMFIVGCEMVQSERRDQEWREVIAGVREVYTGLVSYNTDKYQEGHVNWWDAVDVISSSGYYPIGDWEAQLDRIEQAIAPYGKPFFFAEAGCPSRNGSAQVPNDWGLAGEVNAEEQERFYEAMFRHVSQRDWVRGFGLWDWSAHLHAEKDALTDDGYGVYGKPAEQVIRRFYEGVTVDV, encoded by the coding sequence ATGGATTATATCAAGGGATTTACATTTGGCTGGATGAGTGGCAGGGGAGACTTCCGCAAGCCGGAAGCCAAAGAATCCTTGCGTCTGATGGCTGAACGTACAGGCAGTTCTCATGTTATTTTTGCTCTGGCGGCACATCAGGATCATCCACAGGCGGTAGAGGTCAAGTATCGTGGTGCACATCTGGTAGAGGATGATGAACTGGTGGACATGATGCGATATGCTCGTACACTCGGGTTGCGTGTCATTCTGAAACCAACCGTCAACTGTACCGATGGCACATGGCGTGCACACATTAACTTTTTTGATATCGATGTGCCGTGTGAGCCGAAGTGGAAGGATTGGTTCCGCAGCTACACAGCATTTCAGAAGCATTATGCAGCGATTGCAGAGCAGGAAAAGTGTGAGATGTTCATCGTAGGCTGTGAGATGGTGCAGTCCGAGCGTCGGGATCAAGAGTGGCGCGAGGTGATCGCCGGTGTGCGTGAAGTGTACACGGGACTGGTGTCATACAACACGGACAAATATCAGGAAGGTCATGTGAACTGGTGGGATGCCGTGGATGTCATCTCTTCCAGTGGTTACTATCCCATCGGAGATTGGGAGGCACAGCTGGATCGAATTGAGCAGGCGATTGCTCCTTATGGCAAACCCTTTTTCTTCGCAGAAGCAGGCTGCCCCAGCCGCAATGGATCAGCCCAGGTACCAAACGATTGGGGATTAGCAGGTGAAGTGAATGCTGAAGAACAGGAGCGTTTCTATGAAGCGATGTTCCGACATGTCAGTCAGCGTGACTGGGTACGCGGATTCGGTCTGTGGGACTGGAGCGCGCATCTACACGCGGAGAAGGATGCCCTGACCGATGACGGATATGGAGTTTACGGCAAGCCAGCGGAGCAGGTCATTCGTCGGTTCTATGAGGGCGTCACTGTAGACGTTTAA
- a CDS encoding glycoside hydrolase family 130 protein, which translates to MSVAETKNVHIVGDALPNMPWEAKPEGVEGPVWRHSANPVVPRNPVKGVARIFNSAVIPYEGKFIGVFRAETVNGRPHLHMGASEDGLEWTIEEERIAFVDENGDPFMPNYAYDPRLVKVEDTYYIIWCTDFYGAALGLAKTDDFKTFVRLENPMLPFNRNGVLFPRKINDNYVMLSRPSDSGHTPFGDIFLSESPDLVYWGKHRHVMSKGGQGWWQSVKIGGGPAPIETSEGWLMFYHGVTGTCNGLVYSMGAVILDLDEPSKVKYRSSNFVLTPEKWYEEQGFVDNVIFPCATLHDADTGRIAIYYGAADTYVGVAYTTIEEIVNYVIETDEVIAGDHEEGKL; encoded by the coding sequence ATGTCAGTTGCTGAAACGAAAAACGTACACATTGTTGGGGATGCTTTGCCGAATATGCCGTGGGAAGCCAAACCGGAGGGAGTAGAAGGGCCGGTATGGAGACACTCGGCGAACCCTGTGGTTCCGCGTAACCCGGTCAAAGGCGTTGCCCGTATTTTCAACAGTGCCGTCATTCCCTATGAAGGAAAGTTCATTGGGGTGTTCCGCGCCGAAACCGTTAATGGCCGTCCGCATCTGCACATGGGTGCAAGCGAAGATGGTCTGGAGTGGACAATTGAAGAGGAACGCATTGCATTTGTAGATGAAAATGGCGATCCGTTCATGCCGAACTATGCGTATGACCCGCGTCTGGTCAAAGTCGAGGATACGTATTACATCATCTGGTGTACCGATTTCTACGGCGCAGCATTGGGACTGGCGAAGACGGATGATTTCAAAACATTTGTCCGTCTCGAAAATCCAATGCTGCCGTTCAACCGTAATGGCGTGTTGTTCCCGCGCAAAATCAACGATAACTATGTGATGTTGTCCAGACCGAGTGACAGTGGACACACGCCATTCGGAGACATCTTCCTGAGTGAAAGCCCGGATCTCGTGTACTGGGGTAAGCACCGTCATGTGATGAGTAAAGGCGGCCAAGGCTGGTGGCAATCGGTCAAAATTGGCGGCGGACCCGCTCCGATCGAAACGTCCGAAGGCTGGCTGATGTTCTACCACGGCGTAACTGGAACCTGTAACGGTTTGGTGTATAGCATGGGGGCAGTTATTCTGGATCTGGATGAGCCGTCCAAAGTAAAATATCGTTCATCCAACTTTGTGCTGACACCGGAAAAATGGTACGAAGAGCAAGGCTTCGTTGATAACGTCATCTTCCCGTGTGCAACACTGCATGATGCCGATACCGGACGTATCGCCATCTATTACGGCGCTGCCGATACCTATGTGGGCGTGGCTTACACGACCATCGAAGAGATCGTGAACTATGTGATCGAGACCGATGAAGTCATCGCCGGAGATCACGAGGAAGGCAAGCTGTAA
- a CDS encoding carbohydrate ABC transporter permease produces the protein MTKFKYTLASVVKYASLILAAFIALLPIVVILFASLKTNAEYATSSPLAPPANWLNFANYAKAFVDGNMLVGFKNTIIILVISIIGATLTGSMIAYVLDRFKFKGKKIMVAAFLLATLIPSVTTQVATFQIINALDLFNTRWAAIVMYLGTDIIAVYIFLQFLGSISSALDESAMLDGASYFTIYWKIILPLLKPAIVTVIIVKGVNIYNDFYTPFLYMPKTDLQVISTALFKFKGPFGSQWEVISAGIMIAIIPTMIIFLLLQKYIYNGFAQGSVK, from the coding sequence GTGACAAAATTCAAATACACCCTTGCGAGCGTGGTTAAATATGCTTCCCTTATTCTTGCAGCGTTTATTGCACTGTTACCGATCGTGGTCATCCTGTTTGCATCACTCAAAACGAATGCGGAATACGCCACCAGCAGCCCGCTTGCTCCACCAGCCAACTGGCTGAACTTTGCGAACTACGCGAAGGCCTTTGTGGATGGCAACATGCTGGTCGGTTTCAAAAATACAATTATTATTCTGGTCATCTCCATTATAGGGGCGACCTTAACCGGTTCCATGATCGCATATGTACTGGATCGGTTCAAATTCAAAGGCAAGAAAATTATGGTCGCGGCATTTCTGCTCGCTACCCTGATTCCAAGTGTTACGACGCAGGTCGCCACATTCCAGATCATCAACGCGCTCGACCTGTTTAACACACGCTGGGCGGCCATCGTGATGTACCTGGGTACAGATATCATCGCGGTTTATATTTTCCTGCAGTTCCTTGGCTCCATCTCAAGTGCACTGGATGAATCCGCCATGCTGGACGGCGCTTCGTACTTCACGATCTACTGGAAAATCATTCTTCCACTGCTGAAACCGGCCATTGTAACGGTCATTATCGTGAAGGGCGTGAACATCTATAACGACTTCTACACACCGTTCCTGTACATGCCGAAGACCGATCTACAGGTCATATCCACCGCCTTGTTCAAATTCAAGGGACCGTTCGGATCGCAGTGGGAAGTCATCAGCGCCGGCATCATGATCGCCATTATTCCAACCATGATCATCTTCCTGTTGTTACAGAAGTACATCTACAACGGCTTCGCGCAAGGTTCTGTTAAATAA
- a CDS encoding sugar ABC transporter permease encodes MKYLKVSNWGYSAQRIFIICAFSIIPLALLFTFAYLPVINMFKYSFTDWNGYSKRFDYVGFENYTRIFSDPEYFKVFIVSLYYFVATFVQMGLALYFATILSFKVRGKNFFKGILFFPYLLNGVAIGFIFLFFFKPDGTLDMLMHAVGLGQYTQLWLGNPNIINVSLAGASVWRYMGFNFIIFLGAISSIPKDVYEASDIDGANRWQQFRHIILPSITRILQLNLILAISGAISAFDIPYIMTDGSNGSMTFVIQTVHLAFKYGKLGLASAMAVVLLMIVILVTLVQRVTMKGEE; translated from the coding sequence ATGAAGTACTTAAAGGTTTCGAATTGGGGCTACTCAGCGCAACGCATATTTATCATCTGTGCCTTCTCAATTATTCCGCTGGCGTTGCTGTTCACGTTTGCATACTTACCGGTCATCAATATGTTCAAATACAGTTTCACCGATTGGAACGGATACAGCAAAAGGTTCGATTATGTTGGGTTTGAGAACTATACGCGCATCTTTAGTGATCCCGAATACTTCAAAGTATTCATTGTCAGCTTGTACTACTTTGTGGCTACGTTCGTACAGATGGGCTTGGCGCTCTACTTTGCCACGATTCTGAGTTTCAAAGTCCGAGGCAAAAACTTCTTCAAAGGCATATTGTTCTTCCCTTATTTGCTGAATGGTGTAGCCATCGGTTTTATCTTCCTCTTTTTCTTCAAACCGGACGGTACACTCGATATGCTCATGCATGCTGTAGGACTAGGACAGTACACGCAGCTCTGGCTCGGTAATCCGAATATTATCAATGTGTCTCTTGCAGGTGCATCGGTATGGAGATACATGGGCTTCAACTTTATCATTTTCCTGGGTGCGATCTCCTCCATTCCGAAGGATGTATATGAAGCATCGGATATTGACGGGGCCAACCGCTGGCAGCAATTCCGCCATATCATTTTGCCGAGTATAACGCGTATCCTGCAGCTTAACCTGATCTTGGCCATTAGCGGCGCAATTAGTGCGTTCGATATTCCATATATCATGACCGATGGTTCCAACGGCAGTATGACATTTGTCATCCAAACGGTTCACTTGGCATTTAAATATGGCAAGCTGGGACTGGCATCCGCCATGGCTGTGGTGCTGCTCATGATCGTTATTCTTGTTACGCTCGTGCAGCGCGTCACCATGAAAGGGGAGGAATAA
- a CDS encoding extracellular solute-binding protein, protein MRKNKGWMMLLTMLLITSLLAACSSGGGSSQAGEEISTDPADIKGEITVLTQRTDIVDTVFKDYAAEFNKEYPDVKVNFQALADYEGQVKIRMSTKDYGDVLMIPTSVPIADIPDFFEPLGTYDELKDKYTAIEERMVDGQVYGIPTVITFSGIIYNKQVFKDAGITELPKTPGQFQAALQLVKDNTDAVPLYTNYASGWALTQWESDLPTVAGSVDYVNVDQPNTDENFVPGQPHYELYKVLYDAAKNGLIEKDPTTTDWESSKADLAKGKIATMALGSWAITQIQGMTDTPDDIGFLPFPTNASEVVVPLSADYNIGMNVNSENKPAAKAWIDWFLAKSNYAVEQGGGMDADKNAELPPILDQYKDVQFSTLTPAKEGQEGLVDKIDNEGEIGLWQPDFKKRIIEAGIGNRKESYDDIMKDLNDKWVKARAELTK, encoded by the coding sequence TTGAGAAAAAACAAAGGTTGGATGATGTTGCTGACGATGCTACTCATCACTTCACTACTTGCTGCATGTTCATCCGGAGGTGGATCTTCGCAGGCAGGGGAGGAGATCAGTACAGATCCGGCAGATATCAAGGGCGAAATTACCGTCCTTACCCAACGTACAGATATTGTTGATACCGTATTCAAAGATTACGCTGCTGAGTTCAATAAGGAATACCCGGATGTCAAAGTGAACTTCCAGGCACTGGCCGACTATGAAGGACAAGTGAAAATCCGTATGAGCACCAAGGATTACGGTGACGTCCTGATGATCCCGACCAGCGTTCCGATCGCGGATATCCCGGACTTTTTCGAGCCGCTTGGCACGTACGATGAATTGAAAGACAAATACACCGCCATTGAAGAACGTATGGTGGATGGCCAGGTATATGGTATCCCTACGGTCATCACGTTCTCCGGCATTATTTATAACAAACAGGTCTTCAAAGACGCAGGCATTACCGAATTGCCAAAAACACCGGGGCAATTCCAGGCTGCGCTTCAATTGGTCAAAGACAATACTGACGCAGTTCCACTCTACACCAACTATGCATCCGGCTGGGCTCTCACCCAATGGGAATCGGATCTGCCAACCGTTGCAGGCAGCGTGGACTACGTGAACGTGGACCAACCGAATACAGATGAAAACTTTGTGCCTGGTCAGCCGCACTATGAACTGTACAAAGTGCTCTATGATGCAGCCAAGAACGGTCTAATCGAGAAAGATCCAACGACAACCGACTGGGAAAGCTCCAAGGCTGATCTTGCCAAAGGCAAAATTGCCACGATGGCACTTGGTTCTTGGGCGATTACACAGATCCAGGGTATGACGGATACACCGGACGACATCGGATTCCTTCCTTTCCCTACGAATGCAAGTGAGGTTGTGGTTCCGCTCTCCGCGGACTATAACATCGGCATGAACGTGAACAGTGAAAACAAACCTGCTGCGAAAGCCTGGATTGACTGGTTCTTGGCGAAGTCGAACTACGCAGTTGAACAAGGCGGCGGTATGGATGCAGACAAGAATGCTGAATTGCCACCCATTTTGGATCAATATAAAGACGTTCAATTCTCCACACTTACACCTGCCAAAGAAGGTCAGGAAGGTCTCGTTGATAAGATCGATAACGAAGGTGAAATCGGCCTCTGGCAGCCTGACTTCAAGAAACGCATTATCGAAGCGGGTATCGGTAACCGCAAGGAATCGTATGACGACATCATGAAGGACCTGAACGACAAGTGGGTCAAAGCACGGGCAGAACTCACGAAATAA